Proteins encoded by one window of Simiduia curdlanivorans:
- a CDS encoding tetratricopeptide repeat protein yields MTRPSCITAVKRTLLAALTVASAASFAADEPLPTSVADLRYGVTLYEYYQANYFAALSELMVAEARGGIQGHKDNPELIAGSIGLAFGMEERAGAAFTKLLDQARPQVVRDTAWFYLGKLQYHQGDWLGAEQSFSQISPEVDKRLKRELASMRVQVLLRNNDFKGAKELVDGLENLGNWAELIHYNMGVSFGREGDAVAAQRYLANVTGTELNANPVEQKLQRALRDRAYTASGYVHIQQGEYDDAVAQFQRVRLTGPYSDRALLGLGWAEISRKNYDKALAPWQTLSEGSLQQSPVLESLLAIPYAYEQLNADVAALSAYESAELIFMRELEKIASLREKLAEQFLLESIRSAASNQNQSWFALDEKVALQPELAYLTEIFARNDFQTKVQSVRDLLFLQATLKQWNEKQRVYADLLVLRGQVREQKLANMEATGLLTQEAELREQAADLSAWVTAVEKDRDYLALITDEDLLDNLDIVDTALENLEDMSASGEDMSEELRQLKFFRGIISWQAQNNFSENLWAQKRHLAELNAQLEKLTQTQKSLQKAIDEAPEILPYQQRMSALDQRLAAETMAIDQQLAAEEKALRAQVLKALDEQQIRVKNYLARARLSVARLYDERLKQ; encoded by the coding sequence GTGACACGGCCTAGCTGTATTACCGCCGTGAAACGCACCCTGCTGGCTGCGCTTACGGTTGCCTCGGCGGCGAGCTTTGCGGCCGACGAACCCCTCCCAACTAGCGTGGCTGATCTGCGCTATGGCGTAACCCTGTACGAATATTACCAAGCCAATTATTTTGCCGCCTTGAGTGAACTCATGGTGGCCGAGGCGCGCGGTGGTATTCAAGGCCACAAAGATAACCCTGAACTCATTGCCGGCAGTATCGGCCTAGCCTTCGGCATGGAAGAGCGCGCCGGGGCTGCTTTTACCAAATTACTCGATCAAGCTCGGCCGCAAGTAGTGCGCGATACGGCTTGGTTTTACCTTGGTAAGTTGCAGTACCATCAAGGCGATTGGCTCGGCGCCGAACAGAGTTTTAGTCAAATATCGCCCGAGGTGGATAAGCGCCTGAAGCGCGAACTGGCCTCTATGCGGGTGCAGGTGTTGTTGCGCAATAATGACTTCAAAGGCGCAAAAGAGCTTGTTGATGGCCTAGAGAACTTGGGCAATTGGGCCGAGCTGATTCATTACAACATGGGTGTGTCTTTTGGCCGCGAAGGCGATGCCGTGGCGGCGCAAAGATATCTGGCCAATGTCACCGGCACGGAACTTAACGCAAACCCAGTTGAGCAAAAGCTACAGCGCGCGCTGCGCGATAGAGCTTACACCGCAAGTGGCTATGTGCACATTCAGCAAGGTGAATACGATGATGCGGTGGCCCAGTTTCAACGGGTGCGTCTAACCGGCCCCTATTCAGACCGCGCGTTGCTTGGCTTGGGTTGGGCAGAGATTTCGCGCAAGAATTACGACAAGGCCTTAGCGCCTTGGCAAACCTTAAGTGAAGGCTCGCTACAGCAGAGCCCAGTGTTAGAATCGCTGTTGGCGATACCTTATGCATACGAGCAGCTAAATGCCGATGTGGCCGCTTTATCGGCCTATGAAAGTGCCGAGCTAATCTTCATGCGCGAGCTGGAAAAAATTGCTAGCTTGCGAGAAAAATTAGCCGAGCAATTTCTATTAGAAAGTATTCGTTCAGCGGCCAGCAATCAGAATCAAAGTTGGTTTGCACTGGACGAAAAAGTCGCGCTGCAGCCAGAGCTAGCCTATCTTACGGAAATTTTTGCGCGCAACGACTTTCAAACCAAAGTGCAGTCGGTGCGGGATCTATTGTTCTTGCAGGCAACGCTAAAACAGTGGAACGAAAAGCAACGTGTGTACGCAGACCTGTTGGTTCTACGCGGTCAGGTGCGCGAACAAAAACTCGCCAACATGGAAGCCACCGGCTTGCTGACCCAAGAGGCCGAATTGCGCGAACAAGCCGCCGACTTAAGCGCTTGGGTTACGGCGGTAGAGAAAGACCGCGACTATTTAGCGCTGATTACCGACGAAGATTTGCTCGATAACTTAGACATTGTCGACACCGCTCTTGAGAACCTCGAGGACATGAGCGCCAGTGGCGAGGATATGAGTGAGGAGCTTCGACAGCTGAAGTTTTTCCGGGGCATCATTAGCTGGCAGGCGCAGAATAATTTCTCAGAAAATTTATGGGCACAAAAGCGTCACTTAGCCGAGCTAAACGCTCAGCTTGAAAAACTCACGCAAACGCAAAAGTCGCTGCAAAAAGCCATTGATGAAGCGCCTGAAATTCTGCCCTATCAGCAGCGCATGAGCGCACTCGACCAGCGTTTAGCAGCTGAAACTATGGCTATTGATCAACAATTGGCCGCCGAAGAAAAAGCGCTCCGAGCGCAAGTATTGAAAGCACTCGATGAGCAACAAATTCGCGTTAAAAATTACCTAGCGCGCGCCCGCTTAAGTGTGGCGCGCCTGTACGATGAGCGGTTAAAGCAGTGA
- a CDS encoding tetratricopeptide repeat protein has translation MGIASIKPKPLVVAIALLGVLSLTSCSLFDDELVDNSPKLENLLPARMPEVQAIVADTELETVQRHYQAALEVAEDEEIRRDIHERLAELAMIRAEQKLLDGVEDPAPYFAEVVTQYKALLSYPMDEHYNPARQQEAVYQLARAYALTGAMEESTQALETLTSNHPDAEFVAEAKFRQAEAAFSAGNYVAAADGYQLVMDHGAETPYFINATYMHGWAMFKRGWYPQSLDSFTQVLDILLPEGSQASSLAPSNFNLLNDSLRIMAVTFSYLDGPDTIEQTYAETGKRHYHHLLYEHLGRLYLEKERYRDSADTYGHYVANNPLDEYSPKFSVLQIEVYGQGNFPSLILPAKQDFVRNYGFTSAYWSGLPETDREPIRKHLYTFLDELASYEHSSAQQAKADLEKLRTDKSVKPEDRDKLIAAQIAKRVGHYAQAALWYSEFISTFPEDPKTPEMAFLMGEALYESGKMESAFAAFESVAYRYKDAKRGAEAGYSAILAATEVLATDTLSEEDRAAWGELKIATSLRFADSFPTDARSAAVLTQAADELLALGRPEEAIIAAQRVTQWQPEPNAELRKTAWLILGQSYYDTNQYAQAESAYQEVLNYLPKDDPARKDITTRIAASVYRSAEQLLAAGTVMAAVDQLVRVQALAPGSDIAISAQYDAASYLMDLEQWDEAQKLLLDFRKQYPDHKLTPSITPKMVVIYEKQESWSLAADELLKQARVSADPVLQQQSLFVAAEYYERDKKVPEAINYYREYAHNYPEPFSQNLEAQYKLSELYLQEGNDQNRNFWLRKMIDTDRDAGENRSDRSIFLAAMATSVFADEAYQQFASLPLKLPLKTSLANKKKALQNTLNKYQALSAYGVSEYTTQASHRVGAIYAQLSRDLMDSQRPKGLDELELEQYEILLEEQAFPFEEQAIEIFETNAQRSWAGIYDSWVKQSFAELEKLLPARYRKQEAVVEVSNALR, from the coding sequence ATGGGTATTGCCAGCATAAAACCAAAACCTCTAGTGGTGGCCATTGCCCTGCTGGGTGTGTTGAGCCTAACCAGCTGTAGCCTGTTTGACGACGAATTGGTCGACAACAGTCCAAAGCTGGAAAACCTTTTGCCGGCGCGCATGCCCGAGGTTCAGGCCATTGTGGCCGATACGGAATTGGAAACCGTGCAGCGGCATTATCAGGCGGCGCTAGAAGTAGCGGAAGATGAAGAAATTCGTCGCGATATTCACGAGCGTTTAGCTGAACTGGCGATGATTCGCGCCGAACAAAAATTATTAGATGGCGTGGAAGACCCAGCGCCGTACTTTGCTGAAGTCGTCACCCAGTACAAAGCGCTCCTTAGCTACCCTATGGATGAGCATTACAATCCCGCGCGGCAACAAGAGGCGGTGTATCAGCTCGCCAGAGCTTACGCGCTCACCGGCGCTATGGAAGAATCCACGCAAGCCTTGGAAACACTGACCAGCAATCATCCCGATGCGGAATTTGTGGCCGAGGCAAAGTTTCGCCAGGCCGAAGCGGCATTTAGTGCGGGCAATTACGTTGCCGCCGCCGACGGTTATCAATTAGTTATGGATCACGGTGCCGAGACGCCGTATTTCATCAACGCCACCTACATGCATGGCTGGGCTATGTTTAAACGCGGTTGGTACCCGCAAAGCTTGGATTCTTTCACCCAAGTATTGGATATTCTGTTGCCTGAGGGCTCACAGGCATCCAGCTTAGCGCCCAGTAATTTCAATTTGTTGAATGATTCGCTGCGCATTATGGCGGTGACTTTTTCCTACCTCGACGGTCCAGATACCATCGAGCAGACCTACGCGGAAACCGGTAAGCGCCACTATCATCACTTGCTGTATGAGCACCTAGGTCGCTTGTATTTGGAAAAAGAACGCTACCGCGATAGCGCCGATACCTACGGTCACTACGTGGCGAACAATCCGCTCGATGAATACTCGCCAAAATTTTCCGTGCTGCAAATTGAGGTCTACGGGCAGGGTAATTTCCCCTCGTTGATTCTGCCGGCGAAACAAGACTTTGTGCGCAACTACGGTTTTACCAGCGCCTATTGGAGTGGCTTGCCGGAGACAGATCGAGAGCCGATTCGCAAACATCTCTATACCTTTTTAGACGAGCTGGCCAGCTACGAGCACAGCAGCGCCCAGCAGGCCAAGGCCGATTTGGAAAAATTGCGCACTGATAAATCGGTCAAGCCGGAAGACAGAGACAAATTGATCGCCGCACAAATAGCCAAGCGCGTAGGCCACTATGCGCAGGCCGCGCTCTGGTATTCAGAATTTATTAGTACCTTTCCCGAAGATCCGAAAACCCCAGAAATGGCGTTTTTGATGGGTGAGGCCTTGTATGAGTCGGGCAAAATGGAATCCGCTTTTGCCGCTTTCGAAAGTGTCGCCTACCGCTATAAGGACGCCAAGCGTGGAGCAGAGGCCGGCTATAGTGCCATTCTTGCGGCCACTGAAGTATTGGCGACCGATACCTTGTCTGAAGAGGATCGCGCGGCCTGGGGCGAGTTGAAAATTGCCACCAGTCTACGCTTTGCCGATAGCTTTCCTACAGACGCTCGCTCGGCTGCGGTACTTACCCAGGCGGCCGACGAACTACTCGCATTGGGTCGTCCCGAGGAGGCGATCATCGCCGCCCAGCGCGTGACCCAGTGGCAGCCCGAGCCGAACGCCGAGCTACGCAAAACCGCGTGGCTCATTTTGGGTCAAAGTTATTACGATACTAATCAATACGCGCAAGCCGAGTCTGCCTACCAGGAAGTCCTCAACTACCTGCCAAAGGATGATCCGGCGCGCAAAGATATCACCACCCGCATTGCTGCGAGCGTGTATCGATCGGCCGAACAGTTACTGGCCGCAGGCACCGTGATGGCCGCTGTGGATCAACTCGTGCGGGTGCAGGCTTTGGCTCCAGGAAGTGATATTGCTATCAGCGCGCAATACGATGCCGCTAGTTACTTAATGGATTTAGAGCAGTGGGATGAAGCGCAGAAATTATTGTTAGATTTTAGAAAACAATACCCAGACCATAAACTCACGCCCAGTATCACGCCGAAAATGGTGGTGATCTATGAAAAACAGGAGAGCTGGTCGCTCGCAGCGGATGAATTATTAAAACAAGCCAGGGTGAGTGCCGATCCAGTGCTGCAACAGCAGTCGCTATTTGTTGCCGCCGAGTACTATGAGCGCGATAAAAAAGTGCCAGAGGCAATCAATTACTATCGCGAATATGCGCACAATTATCCCGAGCCCTTTAGTCAAAATTTAGAAGCGCAATATAAATTGAGCGAACTGTATTTGCAGGAAGGTAATGACCAGAATCGCAATTTTTGGCTGCGCAAAATGATCGATACCGATCGCGACGCCGGCGAAAATCGCTCCGATCGCTCGATCTTTTTGGCGGCCATGGCAACCAGCGTTTTTGCCGACGAAGCCTACCAGCAGTTTGCTAGCTTGCCGTTGAAATTACCCTTGAAAACCTCTTTGGCAAACAAGAAGAAGGCGCTGCAAAATACCTTGAATAAATACCAAGCGCTAAGCGCTTACGGTGTCTCTGAGTACACCACCCAAGCCAGTCACCGGGTTGGCGCCATCTACGCTCAGCTTAGCCGCGATCTTATGGACTCCCAGCGTCCTAAAGGATTGGATGAACTGGAGCTCGAGCAGTACGAAATTTTATTGGAAGAGCAGGCTTTTCCGTTCGAAGAGCAAGCCATTGAAATTTTCGAAACCAATGCGCAGAGATCCTGGGCCGGTATCTATGATAGCTGGGTCAAGCAGAGCTTTGCTGAATTAGAAAAGCTATTGCCGGCGAGATATAGAAAGCAGGAAGCCGTTGTGGAGGTTAGCAATGCGCTGCGTTAA
- a CDS encoding tetratricopeptide repeat protein, whose amino-acid sequence MRCVNYSRVLLVIAFLLLAGCNTAPVEKKDAQQREVELPVVDPSAIVTRVPSPNPYDQLAEPNDPEVRAIFEKANGLMAKQQWASAEALLLQAIAQAPSYAGLYYNLGRVYQKLNRPEDAEAQYRNAIGLNSQHIYAYNALAQLKREAGAFDEAEALYQQALAVWPDHADSYKNLGILYDLYMGKLQEALVQYKNYQALQPEPDRLMAAWIIDLERRLPAEPASETAPVESTEEVSAE is encoded by the coding sequence ATGCGCTGCGTTAATTATTCTCGCGTTTTACTTGTGATCGCCTTTCTGTTGCTAGCCGGTTGTAATACGGCGCCGGTGGAAAAGAAAGATGCGCAGCAACGCGAAGTAGAGCTGCCAGTGGTCGATCCGTCGGCCATTGTCACCCGTGTCCCTAGCCCCAACCCCTACGATCAATTAGCGGAACCCAACGACCCAGAGGTGCGCGCCATATTTGAAAAGGCCAATGGGCTTATGGCCAAGCAACAATGGGCTTCGGCCGAAGCATTGTTGCTGCAGGCGATAGCACAAGCGCCTAGCTATGCCGGCTTGTACTATAACTTGGGCCGGGTTTATCAAAAGTTAAACCGGCCCGAAGACGCCGAAGCGCAGTACCGCAATGCCATTGGGCTCAATAGTCAGCACATCTACGCCTATAACGCCTTGGCGCAATTAAAGCGCGAAGCCGGCGCCTTTGACGAAGCTGAGGCCCTGTATCAGCAAGCGCTCGCGGTCTGGCCCGATCACGCCGATAGCTACAAAAATTTAGGCATTCTGTACGACCTCTACATGGGCAAGTTGCAAGAGGCGTTAGTGCAATACAAAAATTATCAAGCTTTACAGCCCGAGCCGGATCGTTTGATGGCCGCGTGGATTATCGATTTAGAACGCCGATTGCCCGCCGAGCCAGCGTCTGAAACAGCGCCCGTTGAATCCACCGAAGAGGTGAGTGCAGAATGA
- a CDS encoding MotA/TolQ/ExbB proton channel family protein, with translation MDFINTILRFFQDGGTFMYPISLVLVIGLAIAIERWVFLTHAKISNRRAFDRILPLLAKGEYKKVVSMGNTEDAPVARMVASGVARMAESQRRDDIELAMEEGVMEAVPRLEKRTPYLATLANIATLLGLLGTIIGLIAAFTAVANADPTEKASLLSQSISVAMNTTAFGLIAAIPLLLLHAMLQTKTTEIVDSLEMAGVKCLNIMASARAVVTKTRTQDPS, from the coding sequence ATGGATTTCATCAACACCATTCTTCGATTTTTTCAGGATGGCGGCACATTTATGTACCCCATTTCCCTCGTCCTCGTGATCGGGCTTGCCATCGCCATTGAGCGCTGGGTGTTTCTAACTCACGCAAAAATCAGCAATAGACGCGCATTCGATCGTATTTTGCCGCTCTTAGCAAAAGGCGAGTACAAGAAGGTTGTCTCCATGGGCAACACCGAAGATGCACCCGTTGCCCGCATGGTAGCTTCTGGTGTTGCGCGCATGGCTGAATCACAGCGCCGCGACGACATCGAGCTGGCCATGGAGGAAGGTGTAATGGAAGCCGTGCCGCGCTTGGAAAAGCGCACGCCCTACCTAGCAACTTTGGCTAACATCGCCACCTTGTTAGGTCTGCTGGGTACCATTATTGGTTTGATTGCGGCCTTCACCGCGGTAGCCAACGCAGATCCAACGGAAAAAGCCTCGCTGCTGTCGCAAAGTATTTCGGTTGCGATGAACACCACGGCTTTCGGTTTGATTGCTGCAATTCCTTTGTTGCTATTGCACGCCATGCTGCAAACCAAAACCACTGAGATTGTTGATAGTCTCGAAATGGCTGGTGTTAAGTGTTTAAACATCATGGCAAGTGCCCGTGCTGTGGTAACCAAAACGCGCACGCAAGACCCAAGTTAA
- a CDS encoding ExbD/TolR family protein — MLRSKHKHKPEAELDITSFMNLMIVLVPVLLLSMVFAHITVLDLKLPDLAADPASSPDTPDQYSLEVVIYPEGFVINQPAGRRLRSIPATDEGQDYKNLSVTLQAIKQRLEEIGNEKRDIVVLSQKDTDYQTLVSVMDTVRSFKAVVAANEVDASLFPDVSLGDAPVNINFDATPVAEAGGVTP; from the coding sequence ATGTTGAGATCCAAACATAAACACAAGCCAGAGGCCGAGCTCGACATTACGTCGTTCATGAACCTCATGATCGTGCTCGTGCCGGTTTTGTTGCTCTCAATGGTGTTCGCTCATATTACCGTGTTGGATTTAAAGTTACCTGATTTGGCGGCAGACCCAGCGTCTAGCCCAGATACGCCCGATCAGTATTCATTGGAAGTGGTTATCTACCCCGAAGGGTTTGTGATAAACCAGCCGGCGGGTCGCCGTTTAAGAAGCATCCCGGCTACCGATGAAGGTCAAGACTATAAAAATCTATCCGTGACCCTTCAGGCCATCAAACAGCGCCTCGAAGAGATTGGTAATGAAAAGCGAGACATCGTTGTGCTGTCGCAAAAAGATACAGATTATCAAACTCTCGTATCTGTCATGGACACAGTTCGATCGTTTAAAGCGGTGGTCGCCGCCAATGAAGTGGATGCATCATTATTTCCCGATGTTTCACTGGGTGATGCGCCGGTAAATATTAATTTTGATGCAACGCCCGTTGCCGAAGCCGGAGGTGTTACACCATGA
- a CDS encoding ExbD/TolR family protein, with amino-acid sequence MKQSLRAKRMAAHHKRQKQGSKLNLVSLMDIFTILVFFLLVNSSDVEVLQTDKSIVLPTSSSEQMPDTTLVVRINANDLIVGGRAVARVDEVIAAKGLDIEALALELKYLSAKARPLTPEEQVKGRAVTIMGDKAIPYTLLKKVMATCAQNEYRNISLAVSKAEEKAASET; translated from the coding sequence ATGAAACAATCACTCCGCGCTAAACGCATGGCCGCGCACCATAAGCGTCAGAAACAAGGTTCAAAACTTAACCTCGTTTCACTGATGGATATTTTCACGATTTTAGTTTTCTTCCTGCTGGTGAATTCGTCGGATGTAGAAGTTTTGCAAACCGATAAATCTATCGTGCTGCCAACCTCTAGTTCTGAGCAAATGCCCGATACGACGTTAGTGGTTCGGATCAATGCCAATGACCTCATTGTTGGCGGCAGAGCTGTGGCGCGAGTAGACGAAGTTATTGCAGCCAAAGGCCTCGATATAGAAGCGCTCGCGTTAGAACTAAAATACTTAAGTGCAAAGGCTCGTCCGCTAACACCGGAAGAGCAAGTGAAAGGTCGCGCTGTCACCATTATGGGTGATAAAGCCATACCTTATACCTTGCTTAAAAAAGTGATGGCAACCTGCGCTCAAAACGAATACCGCAATATTTCTTTGGCTGTGTCTAAAGCCGAAGAAAAAGCGGCTAGCGAAACTTGA
- a CDS encoding AgmX/PglI C-terminal domain-containing protein, with protein MQKSFIGIPPSLLLPWSSLEHDNEVYIKILRILLVVLLLLSIVVPLINVPEIDREKAEALPPTLAKIILEKQALPPPPPPKPKEPEKPKEEPKPEKKPKEPEKPKEKPKEVEPPKPDVAKAREKAAVSGLLQFQDDLMDMREALDASDIASANITRGAAEAEKMDRSMITSGAKSTSGGISSAAVSRETGGVALGGRETTKVDSKLAAGGTEVKASKTNRDVSGRSEEEIRRVMDKNKAAIFAIYNRALRQNPTLQGKVVVKMVIEPNGSVSAASIVSSDLNDPDLEGKILSRLKLIRFAADNVTQTSLNYSFDFLPY; from the coding sequence ATGCAAAAATCATTTATAGGAATTCCGCCAAGTCTACTTCTGCCATGGAGCTCGCTAGAGCACGACAACGAAGTTTACATCAAGATTCTACGCATACTTTTGGTGGTCTTGCTGTTGCTCAGTATTGTTGTGCCCCTGATTAACGTGCCAGAAATTGACCGTGAAAAGGCAGAGGCGCTACCGCCCACCTTAGCCAAAATTATTTTGGAAAAGCAGGCGTTGCCGCCACCGCCACCGCCTAAGCCAAAGGAGCCGGAAAAGCCTAAGGAAGAGCCTAAGCCCGAGAAAAAGCCTAAGGAGCCTGAGAAGCCCAAGGAAAAGCCCAAGGAAGTTGAGCCGCCAAAACCCGATGTAGCTAAAGCGCGGGAAAAAGCCGCTGTATCTGGCTTGTTGCAGTTCCAAGATGACTTAATGGATATGCGCGAAGCCTTGGATGCTTCAGACATCGCCAGCGCTAACATTACTCGCGGTGCAGCCGAAGCTGAGAAAATGGATAGATCCATGATTACCAGCGGCGCCAAGTCTACCTCTGGTGGTATTAGTAGCGCGGCAGTGAGTCGGGAAACGGGCGGTGTTGCATTAGGCGGGCGCGAAACTACCAAGGTAGATTCCAAGCTAGCCGCCGGCGGCACGGAAGTTAAGGCGAGCAAAACCAACCGCGATGTATCCGGTCGCAGCGAGGAAGAGATTCGCCGCGTGATGGATAAAAACAAAGCGGCAATTTTTGCGATCTACAACCGTGCGCTACGTCAAAACCCAACCCTTCAGGGTAAAGTTGTGGTGAAAATGGTGATTGAACCCAATGGCTCCGTGTCGGCGGCGTCTATTGTGTCCAGTGATCTGAATGATCCCGATTTAGAAGGAAAGATACTTTCGCGTTTGAAGTTAATCCGCTTTGCCGCGGACAACGTTACGCAAACGTCGTTAAACTACTCTTTCGATTTCTTACCCTACTAA
- a CDS encoding molybdopterin-dependent oxidoreductase yields the protein MKQTHHRSCHLCEAICGLVIETSGEQIVSIKGDKDDVFSKGYICPKAVALQDIHTDPDRVTEPMRKTAAGWQPISWTEAIQLAAEKLCQVQSSFGDDAVGIYAGNPSIHSYGIWLYSGHTTRALKTKNRYSATSVDQLPHHVVALLSFGHWLRIPVVDIDRCQWLLMLGANPLASNGSVMTAPDMPNRLKRLKARGGKLVVVDPRRTETAKIADQYLAMPPGKDVYLLLAMLQHLLAQGWQKLGRFEGLVDGLAQVAEAVAAITPELAEQQTGISAQTIKQLTAELVAEPKAAVYGRMGVSTQEHGSLCQWAIQLLNLLTGHVDEVGGLMLSNPAIDPAGPGSNPQGFDRHRSRVRGLPEFAGEYPSATLAEEILTPGAGQIKALLTIAGNPVLSTPNGRQLDQALGQLDFMVAIDFYINETTRHADLILPPVSPLERGHYDYIFHALGVYNTSRFSAPIFAKPAKGKHDWEIFVELGDAIRTLKGLPSKPTISPEQALDMMLQQGAHKLDLATLEQHPSGVDLGPHLPRMAALYSEDNPVRLAPGQFIQAVRDLKLELPDDNTLTLIGRRHMRSNNSWMHNYHRLVKGKRRDHLLMHPSDMQARNIAAEAKVVIKSRVGSVTAIAQVCEELLPGVVSLPHGFGHNRLATKLHIAEQHAGVSANDLTDDQYIDTISGNAAVNGVKVEVCAVKSAPKSKTPEPCTVELSD from the coding sequence ATGAAGCAGACGCATCATCGCTCATGCCATTTGTGCGAAGCTATTTGTGGGTTAGTGATAGAAACTAGCGGCGAGCAAATTGTTTCAATCAAAGGCGACAAGGACGATGTCTTTAGTAAAGGTTACATTTGCCCTAAGGCTGTGGCGCTACAAGATATTCACACAGACCCAGACCGGGTTACCGAGCCGATGCGCAAAACTGCGGCGGGCTGGCAGCCCATCAGTTGGACCGAGGCGATTCAGCTTGCCGCTGAAAAGTTATGCCAGGTGCAATCGAGCTTTGGCGACGATGCGGTGGGCATTTATGCTGGCAACCCGTCCATTCACTCCTACGGCATTTGGCTCTATTCCGGCCACACCACGCGCGCGTTAAAAACCAAGAATCGCTACTCTGCCACCTCAGTCGACCAGCTGCCGCACCATGTGGTGGCGCTATTGTCCTTCGGCCACTGGTTGCGCATTCCCGTGGTCGATATCGATCGCTGTCAATGGCTGCTGATGTTGGGGGCTAATCCTCTTGCCTCAAACGGTAGCGTGATGACGGCGCCCGATATGCCTAATCGCCTGAAACGCCTAAAGGCGCGGGGGGGGAAGTTAGTGGTGGTAGATCCGCGGCGCACCGAAACGGCGAAAATAGCCGATCAATATTTAGCGATGCCACCGGGCAAAGACGTCTATTTACTCCTAGCAATGCTGCAGCACTTGCTGGCTCAGGGCTGGCAAAAGCTCGGTCGATTCGAGGGCTTAGTCGATGGCCTAGCGCAGGTAGCAGAGGCAGTAGCAGCCATCACGCCCGAGCTTGCCGAACAGCAAACCGGCATTAGTGCTCAGACCATTAAACAGTTAACCGCAGAGCTGGTGGCCGAGCCCAAAGCCGCTGTTTACGGGCGCATGGGTGTCTCCACCCAAGAGCACGGTAGCTTGTGCCAGTGGGCTATTCAGCTGTTAAATTTACTGACCGGGCATGTGGATGAAGTGGGCGGGCTAATGTTGAGTAACCCGGCCATTGATCCCGCGGGGCCCGGCTCTAACCCCCAGGGCTTCGATCGGCATCGCTCGCGCGTGCGCGGGCTGCCGGAATTTGCCGGTGAATACCCCAGCGCGACACTCGCGGAGGAAATACTGACACCGGGTGCAGGGCAGATCAAAGCGCTGTTGACCATCGCTGGCAACCCCGTGCTCTCGACGCCGAACGGCCGGCAGTTAGATCAGGCCTTGGGCCAGCTCGATTTTATGGTGGCAATAGATTTTTATATTAACGAAACCACCCGTCATGCGGATCTCATTTTGCCGCCGGTCTCGCCCTTAGAGCGGGGCCATTACGATTATATTTTTCATGCGCTGGGGGTTTATAACACCAGCCGTTTCTCCGCGCCTATTTTTGCTAAACCGGCCAAGGGTAAGCACGACTGGGAAATTTTTGTCGAGCTTGGCGATGCGATTCGCACCCTCAAGGGGCTGCCTTCGAAACCTACTATCAGCCCAGAACAAGCCTTAGACATGATGCTGCAGCAAGGCGCGCATAAACTCGATTTAGCCACCTTGGAGCAACACCCCAGCGGTGTTGACTTAGGGCCACACCTGCCGCGTATGGCGGCTTTGTACAGCGAAGACAATCCGGTGCGCTTGGCTCCCGGACAGTTTATTCAAGCCGTGCGAGATTTGAAACTCGAGCTGCCAGACGATAACACCTTAACCTTGATCGGCCGCCGACACATGCGCTCGAATAACTCCTGGATGCACAACTACCATCGCCTAGTGAAGGGCAAGCGCCGCGATCATTTGCTCATGCACCCCAGTGACATGCAGGCACGTAATATTGCAGCAGAAGCCAAGGTGGTGATAAAAAGCCGCGTGGGTAGTGTTACGGCAATCGCGCAAGTGTGTGAAGAGCTATTACCCGGAGTGGTGAGCTTGCCCCATGGTTTTGGTCACAACAGGTTGGCCACTAAACTGCATATCGCCGAACAACATGCGGGTGTTAGCGCCAATGATTTAACGGATGATCAGTATATTGATACTATCTCCGGTAACGCAGCTGTGAATGGCGTAAAAGTTGAGGTTTGCGCTGTTAAATCAGCGCCCAAGTCAAAAACACCTGAGCCATGCACAGTTGAGCTTTCCGATTAG